A window of Gavia stellata isolate bGavSte3 chromosome 21, bGavSte3.hap2, whole genome shotgun sequence contains these coding sequences:
- the GP1BB gene encoding platelet glycoprotein Ib beta chain, whose product MKSAIIFLSLLGFLPLVIPICPVPCKCATNIIDCTSKGLTVEKLPVAFRPSAEIIHLGYNRLTSIPNGLFDNLKSLQVVYLQGNPWECDCDILYLRSWLQWQQNRTLYRDVRCTSPAHLQDRVIAYLTEDEIISTCQYWYCSLALLSQLCLFILLFLQGILVIFIIVYLQKFRRMTAEARSTSRDLHQNADTWVPSSRSPYNSD is encoded by the coding sequence ATGAAGAGTGCAATTATCTTCTTGTCCCTCCTTGGCTTCCTCCCACTCGTGATACCCATATGCCCTGTGCCATGCAAGTGTGCCACCAACATTATCGACTGCACGTCAAAAGGCCTAACTGTAGAAAAACTACCAGTTGCTTTCCGCCCTTCTGCTGAAATTATCCACCTTGGTTACAACAGGCTCACCTCTATTCCCAATGGGCTCTTTGACAACCTAAAGAGCCTCCAGGTAGTCTACCTGCAGGGCAACCCTTGGGAATGCGACTGTGACATCCTCTACTTGCGTTCCTGGCTCCAGTGGCAGCAGAACAGGACCTTATACAGGGATGTGAGATGCACCTCCCCAGCTCACCTGCAGGACCGGGTCATTGCCTATCTGACAGAAGACGAGATCATCTCCACATGCCAGTACTGGTACTGCAGCCTGGCTCTCCTCTCTCAGCTGTGTCTCTTcatcctccttttcctccagggTATCTTGGTTATCTTCATCATTGTCTACCTGCAGAAGTTTCGGAGAATGACCGCTGAAGCCCGGAGCACCTCCCGAGATCTACATCAGAATGCAGACACCTGGGTACCTTCTTCAAGAAGCCCCTACAACAGTGATTAA